A region from the Lysobacter sp. BMK333-48F3 genome encodes:
- a CDS encoding TonB-dependent receptor translates to MSASSSRLLSGLALLACAPLAHAADAADAGDSARTLDTITVVAEREPGNFDLDRGEIELTQASDLGDLLSNESGVAVGGGSPVAQKVYVRGFEDTLLNVSIDGAQEPAELYHHQTRVQIEPEFIKSIELDAGAGAATAGAGALTGAMRVRTRDAFDLLRPGQNAGFLVKAQAGFNGENSSKGVLAGYGRLSDRLGLLATYVYQDGGDYDDGHGDRVEPTGYRHERAQAKLSGLFDAHQFDFSAEQLEDTGTYYERPHMTNFSGRFVLSDHRMRRTTYAYEHRFDPDGEALNLRFNAYRTRSDYQNRRNTTGLLYGWGEQTSTGFDLRNTSAWDALSLTYGVDYRGDRLHALQQATPRPFWGRTEQTAKVFGAYAQGEWQASPQWKLAAGLRWDDYRHQGESGVSAGARNDQAKLSPNLSLTWTPIESLSLRAAYSEAFRGVTIREAFFSSLYTHRGDLDGEQADNLEFGIAWERDGFFARATVFRQRIENYINAVYDGGAAWGYWENVGTAKVDGYEAELGQRWERSGWSLGVWNSDNKLDGRPLNDADLGLGTSIGRTWTARFDWQPASAQANYAIRARLVEDERNSIAPAAPDKPGYAVVDVMANWNLLGDDRLKLGAAINNLFDRFYYDHGTYGYQAGTKSYIGFPSPGRELSLSLTYRY, encoded by the coding sequence ATGTCCGCCTCCTCCTCCCGCCTGCTGTCCGGCCTGGCCCTGCTCGCCTGCGCTCCGCTGGCGCATGCGGCCGACGCCGCAGACGCCGGCGACAGCGCCCGCACCCTGGACACGATCACCGTAGTCGCCGAGCGTGAGCCCGGCAACTTCGACCTCGACCGCGGCGAGATCGAGCTGACCCAGGCCTCCGACCTCGGCGATCTGCTGTCCAACGAATCCGGCGTCGCGGTCGGCGGCGGCTCGCCGGTGGCGCAGAAGGTCTACGTGCGCGGCTTCGAGGACACCTTGCTCAACGTCAGCATCGACGGCGCGCAGGAACCGGCCGAGCTCTACCATCACCAGACCCGGGTCCAGATCGAGCCGGAGTTCATCAAGTCGATCGAACTCGACGCCGGCGCGGGCGCGGCCACCGCCGGCGCCGGCGCGCTGACCGGCGCGATGCGGGTGCGCACCCGCGACGCCTTCGACCTGCTGCGCCCGGGCCAGAATGCCGGCTTCCTGGTCAAGGCCCAGGCCGGCTTCAACGGCGAGAACAGCAGCAAGGGCGTGCTGGCCGGCTACGGCCGCCTGTCCGACCGGCTCGGCCTGCTCGCCACCTACGTCTACCAGGACGGCGGCGACTACGACGACGGCCACGGCGACCGGGTCGAACCGACCGGCTACCGCCATGAGCGCGCCCAGGCCAAGCTCAGCGGCCTGTTCGACGCGCACCAGTTCGATTTTTCGGCCGAGCAGCTGGAAGACACCGGCACCTACTACGAACGCCCGCACATGACCAACTTCAGCGGCCGCTTCGTGCTGTCCGACCACCGCATGCGCCGCACCACCTACGCCTACGAACACCGCTTCGATCCGGACGGCGAGGCGCTGAACCTGCGCTTCAACGCCTACCGCACCCGTAGCGACTACCAGAACCGGCGCAACACCACCGGCCTGCTGTACGGCTGGGGCGAACAGACCAGCACCGGCTTCGACCTGCGCAACACCTCGGCCTGGGACGCGCTGTCGCTGACCTACGGCGTGGACTACCGCGGCGACCGCCTGCACGCGCTGCAACAGGCCACGCCGCGCCCGTTCTGGGGCCGCACCGAGCAGACCGCGAAGGTGTTCGGCGCCTACGCCCAGGGCGAATGGCAGGCCTCGCCGCAGTGGAAGCTGGCCGCCGGCCTGCGCTGGGACGACTACCGCCACCAGGGCGAGTCGGGCGTCAGCGCCGGCGCGCGCAACGACCAGGCCAAGCTCAGCCCGAACCTGTCGCTGACCTGGACCCCGATCGAATCGCTGAGCCTGCGCGCGGCCTATTCGGAGGCCTTCCGCGGCGTCACCATCCGCGAGGCCTTCTTCAGCTCGCTCTACACCCACCGCGGCGACCTCGACGGCGAGCAGGCCGACAACCTCGAATTCGGCATCGCCTGGGAACGCGACGGCTTCTTCGCCCGCGCCACCGTGTTCCGCCAGCGCATCGAGAACTACATCAACGCGGTCTACGACGGCGGCGCCGCCTGGGGTTACTGGGAGAACGTGGGCACGGCCAAGGTCGACGGCTACGAAGCCGAGCTCGGCCAGCGCTGGGAGCGCAGCGGCTGGAGCCTGGGGGTGTGGAACTCGGACAACAAGCTCGACGGCCGCCCGCTCAACGACGCCGACCTCGGCCTGGGCACCAGCATCGGCCGCACCTGGACCGCGCGCTTCGACTGGCAGCCGGCCTCGGCCCAGGCCAACTACGCGATCCGCGCGCGCCTGGTCGAGGACGAGCGCAACTCGATCGCTCCGGCCGCGCCGGACAAGCCCGGCTACGCGGTGGTCGATGTGATGGCGAACTGGAACCTGCTCGGCGACGACCGGCTCAAGCTGGGTGCGGCGATCAACAATCTGTTCGACCGTTTCTATTACGACCACGGCACCTACGGCTATCAGGCCGGGACCAAGAGCTACATCGGCTTCCCTTCGCCGGGCCGCGAGCTGTCGCTGTCGCTGACCTATCGCTACTGA
- the polA gene encoding DNA polymerase I, translated as MKRLVLIDGSSYLYRAFHALPPLSNDAGEPTGALFGVVNMLRSTLNERPDFVAFVVDAPGKTFRDDLDPQYKANRPPMPDDLRAQVLPMCEIVEALGIPILRIDGVEADDVIGTLALRAAADGIDVTISTGDKDFAQLVRPGVVLVNTMSGSRMDSDEAVFAKFGVNPNQVIDLLSLMGDSVDNIPGVEKCGPKTAAKWLGEYGTLDGVIEHAAQIKGKIGDNLRAALPRLPLNRQLATIKTDVELERGPQELALRERDSESLRTLYARYGFKQALRELEGGAAAAANELAADRAGLRATAAGHARSSAAAETPDAALAVPGEYEAVTTQAQLDALVAELQAAEEFAFDTETDSLDAMQANLVGLSFATRSGRAVYVPVGHDYPGAPAQLDREQVLAALRPAFADPARRKLGQHGKYDLHVLRRHGVEVAGYADDTMLESFVYNATASRHDMDSLAKRYLGYDTIKYADVAGKGAKQIAFSQVAIDDATRYAAEDADVTLRLHRVLGPRLAAEPALERVYREIEMPLVPVLARVEANGVMIDGDELRRQSADLSRRMLAAQQKATELAGRAFNLDSPKQLGALLFDELKLPVLVKTPSGAPSTNEEALEAIADQHELPRVILEYRGLAKLRSTYTDKLSEMVNPHTGRVHTSYHQAGAATGRLASSDPNLQNIPIRTDDGRRIRRAFVAPQGRRLVACDYSQIELRIMAHLSEDTGLVRAFESGADVHRATAAEVFGKASIDEVSGNERRAAKAINFGLMYGMSAFGLARQLGIGRGEAQDYIALYFSRYPGVRDFMERTRQEARDQGYVETVFGRRLYLENIKASNQGLRAGAERAAINAPMQGTAADIIKRAMIDIDGWLAGQGGQAKMILQVHDELVFEVDDGFVDTLVAQASARMSAAASLRVPLVVDSGVGINWDEAH; from the coding sequence ATGAAACGACTCGTCCTCATCGATGGTTCCAGCTACCTCTACCGCGCCTTCCATGCGTTGCCGCCCTTGAGCAACGACGCGGGCGAGCCCACCGGCGCCCTGTTCGGCGTGGTCAACATGCTGCGCTCGACCTTGAACGAACGGCCCGACTTCGTCGCCTTCGTGGTCGACGCGCCCGGCAAGACCTTCCGCGACGATCTCGACCCGCAGTACAAGGCCAACCGCCCGCCGATGCCGGACGACCTGCGCGCGCAGGTGCTGCCGATGTGCGAGATCGTCGAGGCCTTGGGCATCCCGATCCTGCGCATCGACGGGGTCGAGGCCGACGACGTGATCGGCACCCTGGCCCTGCGCGCGGCGGCCGACGGCATCGACGTGACCATCTCCACCGGCGACAAGGATTTCGCCCAGCTGGTGCGGCCGGGCGTGGTCCTGGTCAACACCATGAGCGGCAGCCGGATGGATTCGGACGAGGCGGTGTTCGCCAAGTTCGGGGTCAACCCCAACCAGGTCATCGACCTGCTGTCGCTGATGGGCGACAGCGTCGACAACATCCCCGGCGTGGAGAAATGCGGGCCCAAGACCGCGGCCAAGTGGCTGGGCGAGTACGGCACCCTGGACGGGGTGATCGAGCACGCCGCGCAGATCAAGGGCAAGATCGGCGACAACCTGCGCGCGGCCCTGCCGCGGCTGCCGCTGAACCGCCAGTTGGCGACGATCAAGACCGACGTCGAGCTCGAGCGCGGCCCGCAGGAATTGGCTCTGCGCGAGCGCGACAGCGAATCGCTGCGCACCCTGTACGCGCGCTACGGCTTCAAGCAGGCGCTGCGCGAACTCGAGGGCGGCGCCGCCGCGGCCGCCAACGAGCTGGCCGCCGACCGCGCCGGCCTGCGCGCCACCGCCGCCGGCCACGCCCGTTCCAGCGCCGCGGCGGAAACGCCCGACGCCGCACTGGCCGTGCCCGGCGAATACGAGGCGGTGACCACCCAGGCCCAGCTCGATGCGTTGGTCGCCGAACTGCAGGCGGCCGAGGAGTTCGCCTTCGATACCGAGACCGACTCGCTGGATGCGATGCAGGCCAACCTGGTCGGGCTCAGCTTCGCCACCCGCAGCGGCCGTGCGGTGTACGTGCCGGTCGGCCACGACTATCCCGGTGCGCCGGCCCAGCTCGATCGCGAGCAGGTGCTGGCCGCGCTGCGTCCCGCGTTCGCCGATCCGGCCAGGCGCAAGCTCGGCCAGCACGGCAAGTACGACCTGCACGTGCTGCGCCGGCACGGGGTCGAGGTCGCCGGCTACGCCGACGACACCATGCTCGAAAGCTTCGTCTACAACGCCACCGCCAGCCGCCACGACATGGACTCGCTGGCCAAGCGCTACCTGGGCTACGACACGATCAAGTACGCCGATGTCGCCGGCAAGGGCGCCAAGCAGATCGCGTTCTCGCAGGTCGCCATCGACGATGCGACCCGCTACGCCGCCGAAGACGCCGACGTGACCCTGCGCCTGCACCGGGTGCTGGGCCCGCGCCTGGCCGCCGAGCCGGCGCTGGAGCGCGTCTACCGCGAGATCGAAATGCCGTTGGTGCCGGTGCTGGCGCGGGTCGAGGCCAACGGGGTGATGATCGACGGCGACGAACTGCGCCGGCAGTCGGCCGACCTGTCGCGGCGCATGCTCGCCGCGCAGCAGAAGGCGACCGAACTGGCCGGGCGCGCCTTCAACCTGGATTCGCCCAAGCAGCTCGGCGCGCTGCTGTTCGACGAGCTCAAGCTGCCGGTCTTGGTCAAGACGCCGTCCGGCGCGCCGTCGACCAACGAAGAGGCGCTGGAGGCGATCGCCGACCAGCACGAGCTGCCGCGGGTGATCCTGGAGTACCGCGGCCTGGCCAAGCTGCGCAGCACCTACACCGACAAGCTGTCGGAGATGGTCAATCCGCACACCGGCCGCGTCCACACCAGCTACCACCAGGCCGGCGCCGCCACCGGCCGGCTCGCCTCCAGCGATCCGAATCTGCAGAACATCCCGATCCGCACCGACGACGGCCGCCGCATCCGCCGCGCCTTCGTCGCCCCGCAAGGCCGGCGCCTGGTCGCCTGCGACTATTCGCAGATCGAATTGCGGATCATGGCCCACCTGTCGGAGGACACCGGCCTGGTGCGCGCGTTCGAATCCGGCGCCGACGTGCATCGCGCCACCGCCGCGGAAGTGTTCGGCAAGGCGTCGATCGACGAGGTCAGCGGCAACGAGCGCCGCGCCGCCAAGGCGATCAACTTCGGCCTGATGTACGGCATGAGCGCGTTCGGCCTGGCGCGCCAGCTCGGCATCGGCCGCGGCGAGGCGCAGGACTACATCGCCCTGTACTTCAGCCGTTATCCGGGGGTGCGCGATTTCATGGAGCGCACCCGCCAGGAAGCGCGCGACCAGGGCTATGTCGAAACCGTGTTCGGCCGCCGCCTATACCTGGAGAACATCAAGGCCTCCAACCAGGGCCTGCGCGCCGGCGCCGAGCGCGCCGCGATCAATGCGCCGATGCAGGGCACCGCGGCCGACATCATCAAGCGGGCGATGATCGACATCGACGGCTGGCTGGCCGGGCAGGGCGGGCAGGCCAAGATGATCCTGCAGGTGCACGACGAACTGGTGTTCGAAGTCGACGACGGTTTCGTCGATACCCTGGTGGCGCAGGCCTCGGCCCGGATGTCGGCCGCGGCGAGCCTGCGGGTACCGCTCGTCGTCGACAGCGGGGTCGGGATTAACTGGGACGAAGCGCATTGA
- a CDS encoding DUF2782 domain-containing protein gives MRAPNATSVAVFASPRALFAATALLALALTGCASTGAAADDPTAGLSNAEIRTRTVENGDVLEEYRVAGQLRAVKVTPARGPIYYLVDENGDGRLDSSKGEGTVSPVYFKLFSW, from the coding sequence ATGCGCGCCCCCAACGCGACGTCGGTCGCAGTGTTCGCCTCGCCCCGGGCCCTGTTCGCCGCCACCGCCCTGCTCGCCCTGGCCCTGACCGGCTGCGCCAGCACCGGCGCCGCCGCGGACGACCCCACCGCCGGCCTCAGCAACGCCGAAATCCGCACCCGCACGGTCGAGAACGGCGACGTGCTGGAGGAATACCGCGTCGCCGGCCAGTTGCGCGCGGTCAAGGTCACCCCGGCGCGCGGCCCGATCTATTACCTGGTCGACGAAAACGGCGACGGCCGCCTGGACAGCAGCAAGGGCGAAGGCACGGTGTCGCCGGTGTATTTCAAGCTCTTCAGCTGGTAA
- a CDS encoding GNAT family N-acetyltransferase, producing MDIRTIVGDTALRQVWPLVSQLRPDFDEERFVAQMHRQIAEGCRATVAYDEQGLPRAFACWRVMEMLAVGLHVYVDDLIVDQTVRSRGYGKALLDWLKAEAKRLGCARLQLDSGTQRQDAHAFYLRERLRIEAFHFGVALD from the coding sequence ATGGACATCCGCACCATCGTCGGCGACACCGCCCTGCGCCAGGTCTGGCCGCTGGTCTCGCAGCTGCGCCCGGATTTCGACGAGGAGCGTTTCGTGGCCCAGATGCATCGGCAGATCGCCGAGGGCTGTCGCGCCACCGTGGCCTACGACGAACAAGGCCTGCCGCGCGCGTTCGCCTGCTGGCGGGTGATGGAGATGCTCGCGGTCGGCCTGCACGTCTATGTCGACGATCTGATCGTCGACCAGACCGTGCGCAGCCGCGGCTACGGCAAGGCCCTGCTCGACTGGCTCAAGGCCGAGGCCAAGCGCCTGGGCTGCGCGCGCCTGCAGCTGGACTCGGGCACCCAGCGCCAGGACGCGCACGCCTTCTATCTGCGCGAGCGCCTGCGCATCGAAGCCTTCCACTTCGGCGTCGCCCTCGACTGA